Proteins from a genomic interval of Arthrobacter sp. CAN_C5:
- a CDS encoding alpha/beta fold hydrolase, with product MDIILVPGFWLDASSWDEVTPTLAAAGHHVHPLTLPGLEAKDAPRSGIGLRQHIDAVVTAIDDVDGPVVLVGHSGGGAIIYGALDQRPDRVLRAIYVDSGPLGDGGNINDELPSDGDDIPLPAWEVFEEDDLIGLDETLRAAFIARAIPQPRGVAIDRQVLHDERRLAVPATVICCEFTSEQLKRWMAAGDPFFAELTRIQDVDYVDLPTGHWPQFTRPADLGAALLAAVDRAS from the coding sequence ATGGACATCATTCTGGTACCCGGATTCTGGCTGGATGCGTCATCGTGGGATGAGGTGACTCCCACGCTCGCGGCGGCCGGACACCACGTCCATCCCCTCACCCTGCCCGGTCTGGAGGCTAAGGACGCACCCCGGTCCGGGATAGGGCTCCGCCAGCACATTGACGCAGTGGTCACGGCGATCGACGACGTCGACGGGCCCGTGGTGCTGGTGGGTCACTCCGGCGGCGGAGCCATCATCTACGGCGCACTCGATCAGCGCCCCGACAGGGTGCTCCGGGCAATCTACGTTGACAGCGGCCCCTTGGGCGACGGCGGAAACATCAACGACGAGCTACCGTCCGACGGTGACGACATCCCGCTTCCCGCCTGGGAGGTATTCGAGGAGGATGACCTCATCGGCCTGGATGAAACGCTGCGAGCAGCCTTCATCGCCCGTGCCATCCCGCAGCCGAGGGGCGTCGCCATTGACCGGCAGGTATTGCACGACGAACGCCGTCTCGCCGTCCCGGCGACGGTAATCTGTTGCGAATTTACCTCGGAGCAACTCAAACGGTGGATGGCTGCCGGGGATCCGTTCTTCGCCGAGCTCACCCGAATCCAGGACGTCGACTACGTCGATCTACCCACCGGGCACTGGCCACAGTTCACCCGGCCTGCTGATCTTGGGGCGGCGCTACTCGCCGCCGTCGACCGGGCATCCTGA
- a CDS encoding copper homeostasis protein CutC — protein MRVEIAVQDPAGAAIADHAGAARAELCVGLPLGGLTPSVGLVRRIRAMVPALPLHVLIRPRPGGFTYSPAELDVMAADIDAAASEGAAGVVVGVLTAGDDVDAGALRILRQAAPAIEYTFHQAIDHTPSPVHALEAISAAGFTRVLTSGGAVSAAQGLDTLGSMVAAQSGLTILAGGGVVLGDLPALSAVGITEVHLSAKATHRPPGGGISLGVSDTEGNSYQVTDPLQVAEVIGRANRLP, from the coding sequence ATGCGGGTAGAGATCGCGGTGCAGGACCCCGCCGGCGCGGCGATAGCCGACCACGCTGGTGCGGCGCGCGCTGAACTCTGCGTGGGTCTGCCGCTGGGAGGGCTGACACCCTCCGTCGGGCTGGTCCGCCGGATCAGGGCCATGGTTCCGGCCCTGCCCCTGCACGTGCTGATTCGCCCCCGCCCTGGGGGATTCACCTACTCCCCCGCCGAGCTCGACGTGATGGCCGCGGACATCGATGCGGCTGCGTCCGAGGGTGCGGCGGGCGTCGTCGTCGGGGTCCTGACGGCCGGCGACGACGTCGACGCCGGGGCGCTGAGGATCCTGCGGCAGGCGGCTCCCGCCATCGAGTACACCTTCCACCAGGCGATCGACCACACCCCCTCGCCTGTCCACGCCCTTGAGGCGATCTCCGCGGCTGGGTTCACCAGGGTACTGACCTCCGGCGGCGCGGTTTCCGCGGCACAGGGCCTTGACACTCTCGGGTCGATGGTCGCCGCGCAGAGCGGCCTGACCATCCTCGCGGGCGGTGGCGTGGTCCTTGGCGACCTCCCGGCGCTGTCCGCCGTCGGGATCACCGAGGTCCACCTCTCGGCGAAGGCAACCCACCGTCCGCCCGGAGGCGGCATCTCCCTTGGAGTGTCGGATACGGAGGGCAACAGTTACCAGGTCACCGACCCGCTGCAGGTTGCCGAGGTAATCGGGCGGGCCAACCGACTGCCCTAG
- a CDS encoding VOC family protein, which translates to MTTRLNPYLNFAGNAREAMTFYHSVFAGELTLSTFGENQMSEDPSDAEKIMHGHLETDAGLVLMGADIPTGMPYTEGDAFSVSLSGEDEEELRSYWEKLSGSGTVTVPLERAPWGDSFGMCKDQYGVDWLVNISGS; encoded by the coding sequence ATGACCACCCGATTGAATCCCTACCTGAATTTCGCAGGTAACGCCCGGGAGGCAATGACCTTCTACCACTCGGTCTTCGCTGGCGAACTCACGCTGAGCACGTTCGGCGAGAACCAGATGAGCGAGGACCCTTCCGACGCCGAAAAAATCATGCATGGGCACCTCGAAACGGATGCCGGCCTGGTGCTGATGGGCGCCGATATTCCCACCGGGATGCCCTATACCGAGGGCGACGCCTTTTCGGTGTCATTGAGCGGCGAGGATGAGGAGGAATTGCGCAGCTACTGGGAAAAGCTCTCCGGTTCAGGCACCGTCACGGTGCCGCTGGAGCGGGCGCCCTGGGGCGACAGCTTCGGTATGTGCAAGGACCAGTACGGGGTCGACTGGCTGGTCAACATTAGCGGTTCCTGA
- the trpD gene encoding anthranilate phosphoribosyltransferase: protein MTTISSPDSASPTWPVLISALIRGDDLSSDQTRWAMDQIMEGEASHAQVAGFLVGLRSKGETVGELVGLVEAMLSRAHRIEVPGPTLDIVGTGGDGLNTLNISTMSSLVAVGAGAKVVKHGNRSASSSAGAADVIEALGVRLDLSIDDVARSAEEAGITFCFAQVFHPSMRHVAVPRRELGVPTAFNFLGPLSNPAGVDAQAMGCASERMAPLMAGVLAARGIRALVFRGSDGRDKLTTSGSSTVWEVRNGTVTEHTVHPADFGLPVAPVEALRGADGASNASVVRALLAGERGPVRDAVVLNAAAGLVAFDTQHAAPLIDRLTAAMRRAEASIDSGAAQAALDKWVRVTGGA from the coding sequence GTGACGACGATTTCCAGCCCCGACAGCGCTTCCCCGACCTGGCCTGTACTGATCTCCGCCCTGATCCGGGGAGACGATCTGTCCTCTGACCAGACCCGCTGGGCCATGGATCAGATCATGGAGGGCGAGGCCAGCCACGCCCAGGTGGCGGGCTTCCTCGTTGGCCTGCGGAGCAAGGGGGAAACCGTCGGCGAGCTGGTCGGGCTGGTGGAGGCAATGCTCTCGCGGGCACACCGTATCGAGGTACCCGGCCCCACCCTCGATATTGTCGGTACCGGCGGGGATGGCCTGAATACCCTCAACATCTCCACCATGTCCTCCCTGGTGGCGGTAGGCGCGGGAGCGAAGGTGGTCAAGCACGGCAACCGCAGCGCGTCCTCATCTGCCGGTGCCGCTGACGTCATCGAGGCGCTGGGCGTCCGGCTGGACCTCTCCATCGACGATGTCGCCCGCTCGGCTGAGGAAGCCGGAATCACGTTCTGTTTTGCCCAGGTGTTTCACCCGTCCATGCGTCACGTAGCGGTCCCGCGGCGTGAACTGGGGGTTCCCACAGCCTTCAACTTCCTGGGGCCGCTCAGTAACCCGGCCGGCGTCGATGCACAGGCCATGGGCTGCGCCAGTGAACGGATGGCGCCGCTGATGGCCGGGGTGCTCGCGGCGCGGGGGATTCGCGCCCTCGTGTTCAGGGGAAGCGACGGCAGGGACAAACTCACCACCAGCGGCTCGTCGACTGTCTGGGAGGTCAGGAACGGAACGGTCACCGAGCACACTGTCCACCCCGCCGACTTCGGGCTGCCGGTAGCCCCGGTGGAGGCACTGCGTGGCGCAGACGGGGCAAGCAACGCCTCAGTGGTGCGTGCACTGCTGGCGGGGGAGCGGGGTCCGGTACGGGACGCTGTGGTGCTTAATGCGGCGGCCGGGCTCGTGGCGTTCGATACCCAGCATGCGGCGCCACTGATCGATCGGCTTACGGCCGCGATGCGGCGTGCCGAAGCCTCGATCGACTCGGGGGCCGCGCAGGCCGCGCTGGACAAGTGGGTGCGGGTGACCGGCGGCGCCTAG
- a CDS encoding methyltransferase domain-containing protein has protein sequence MGFDVAADAYDRFMGQYSGPLGGEFLRLAGVRSGHRALDVGCGPGALTARLVSLLGAGGVAAVDPSPPFVAAARNRLPGVDIRRGAAEHLPFADSVFDATLAQLVIHFLADPVAGLREMSRVTRSGGVVAACVWDHAGGKGPLATFWEAVQSIDDRALTEALLPGTAEGQLADLFDTAGLLEIEQGSASVRVEFGSFAAWWEPFTLGVGPAGDHVRCLDVRGRDELRHACAGLLPAAPFGIDATAWTVRARAR, from the coding sequence GTGGGCTTCGACGTCGCCGCTGATGCCTATGACCGGTTCATGGGCCAGTATTCGGGGCCACTTGGAGGGGAATTCCTGCGTTTGGCCGGGGTCCGGAGCGGCCATCGTGCACTCGACGTGGGATGCGGTCCGGGTGCCCTGACAGCCCGGCTGGTGTCCCTGCTGGGAGCCGGTGGGGTCGCGGCGGTTGACCCCTCGCCCCCGTTCGTGGCGGCTGCCCGGAACCGGCTTCCGGGCGTCGACATCCGTCGCGGCGCGGCGGAGCACCTCCCCTTTGCCGACAGCGTTTTCGATGCGACCCTCGCGCAACTGGTGATCCACTTCCTTGCCGACCCTGTCGCTGGCCTGCGGGAAATGTCACGGGTCACCCGCAGCGGTGGTGTCGTGGCGGCATGCGTGTGGGATCACGCCGGAGGAAAAGGTCCACTGGCCACGTTCTGGGAGGCGGTCCAGTCGATTGATGACCGGGCACTCACCGAAGCACTCCTGCCCGGCACAGCCGAAGGGCAGCTTGCCGACCTGTTCGACACTGCTGGTCTGCTGGAGATCGAGCAAGGTAGTGCGTCAGTGCGGGTGGAATTCGGCTCATTCGCCGCCTGGTGGGAACCCTTCACCCTCGGCGTCGGCCCGGCGGGGGACCATGTCAGGTGCCTGGATGTCCGGGGCCGTGATGAGTTGCGGCACGCCTGCGCCGGGTTGCTTCCGGCCGCGCCCTTCGGGATTGATGCGACCGCCTGGACCGTCAGGGCTCGCGCCCGGTGA
- a CDS encoding DUF3054 domain-containing protein gives MTPPTDHSSFTRNAAPRRQAAGWLLADLGLIIAFAATGRSTHESGLAILGILSTAGPFLAACLLTWVVLRAWRSPAVPWPTGVLVWLGTAVGGLAIRALLGGGMAVSFLVVAVVVLGAVLVLPRTVASLVLRQRGTSR, from the coding sequence ATGACTCCCCCAACAGACCACTCGTCCTTTACCCGCAACGCAGCGCCACGCAGGCAGGCTGCGGGCTGGCTGCTGGCCGATCTGGGCCTGATCATCGCCTTTGCAGCAACCGGGCGCTCAACCCACGAGTCCGGGCTGGCGATCCTGGGCATCCTCAGCACCGCTGGGCCTTTCCTTGCTGCCTGCCTGCTCACCTGGGTTGTGCTGAGGGCCTGGCGGTCGCCTGCCGTGCCCTGGCCAACCGGTGTGCTCGTATGGCTTGGTACAGCGGTGGGAGGCCTCGCGATCCGTGCGCTGCTGGGCGGTGGGATGGCGGTGAGTTTCCTCGTGGTCGCCGTCGTGGTTCTGGGCGCGGTCCTGGTTCTCCCCCGCACTGTGGCGTCACTCGTCCTGCGGCAGCGTGGTACTTCGCGATAA
- a CDS encoding heme-copper oxidase subunit III, which produces MTSATQAPSTTAHHTLNRPNMVSVGTVVWLSSELMFFAGLFAMYFTLRSTSSELWAMETEKLNVPFALINTIILVLSSVTCQFGVFAAERLQPRRTGSVFSPAKWGMIEWFLLTFILGSIFVAVQGYEYAVLVSEGVSLSSNAYGSAFYITTGFHGLHVLGGLIAFLFIIGRGFAAKRFGHFEATSAIVVSYYWHFVDVVWIALFIIIYFLK; this is translated from the coding sequence GTGACATCTGCGACTCAAGCCCCCAGTACCACGGCGCATCACACGCTGAACCGCCCCAACATGGTTTCCGTCGGAACCGTCGTTTGGCTGTCCAGCGAGCTGATGTTTTTCGCCGGACTATTCGCCATGTACTTCACCCTGCGCTCCACTTCAAGTGAGCTATGGGCAATGGAGACCGAAAAGCTGAACGTTCCGTTCGCGCTGATCAATACGATTATTCTCGTCTTGAGTTCGGTGACCTGCCAGTTCGGAGTGTTCGCCGCCGAGCGGTTGCAGCCTCGCCGCACCGGGAGCGTGTTCTCCCCCGCGAAGTGGGGAATGATCGAGTGGTTCCTCCTGACCTTCATCCTGGGCTCCATCTTCGTCGCGGTGCAGGGCTACGAGTACGCGGTGCTGGTCTCTGAGGGCGTCTCGCTCTCGTCCAACGCCTACGGGTCGGCGTTTTATATCACCACCGGTTTCCACGGACTCCACGTCCTCGGCGGGCTGATCGCCTTCCTGTTCATCATCGGACGAGGGTTCGCAGCCAAACGATTTGGCCATTTTGAGGCCACCTCGGCAATTGTGGTGTCGTATTACTGGCACTTTGTCGACGTCGTCTGGATTGCTTTGTTCATCATTATCTATTTCCTGAAGTAA
- a CDS encoding DUF2277 domain-containing protein, protein MCRNIRPLSNFEPSATDEEIHAAALQYVRKVSGSARPSKVNQEVFDTAVERIAHVTAHLLDDLVTTAPPKDRESEAEKHRARTAKRFATA, encoded by the coding sequence ATGTGCAGAAATATCCGACCTTTGTCTAATTTCGAACCGTCTGCCACCGACGAGGAAATCCACGCAGCCGCCCTGCAATACGTTCGCAAGGTCAGCGGTTCCGCCCGTCCCTCGAAGGTCAACCAGGAGGTGTTTGACACCGCTGTCGAACGCATCGCCCACGTGACGGCGCACCTCCTCGACGATCTGGTCACCACGGCTCCTCCCAAGGACCGTGAAAGTGAAGCTGAGAAGCACCGCGCGCGAACAGCTAAACGATTCGCGACCGCTTAG
- a CDS encoding c-type cytochrome gives MKALSQRRRHPLAAVALLLIGLLLTGGVYALASSTNEAKAQTFSADQVDEGEKLFIANCATCHGMGAVGSENGPSLVGVGAASVDFQVGTGRMPMQMQGPQAQVKPPQFGDEQTMQMAAYVASLGAGPAIPGEETLDTSDADPANGGVVFRVNCAMCHNAAAAGGALTRGKYAPALSGSTAKHTYEAMVTGPQNMPVFSDANITPEDKRDVIAFLETIDEQGSPGGADLGSLGPVSEGLFIWVAGLGVIIAFTVWLTARSS, from the coding sequence GTGAAGGCACTTTCGCAAAGGCGACGTCATCCCCTGGCAGCAGTAGCTTTGTTGCTGATCGGATTACTCCTCACGGGTGGCGTCTACGCCCTGGCGAGCAGTACCAACGAAGCCAAGGCACAGACCTTTTCAGCGGATCAGGTGGACGAGGGCGAGAAGCTTTTCATCGCCAACTGCGCCACCTGCCACGGGATGGGCGCAGTCGGTTCGGAGAACGGGCCATCCCTCGTTGGGGTGGGCGCAGCATCGGTCGACTTCCAGGTAGGCACCGGACGCATGCCGATGCAGATGCAGGGCCCGCAGGCACAGGTCAAGCCACCACAGTTCGGTGACGAGCAGACCATGCAGATGGCCGCCTATGTGGCATCCCTTGGCGCTGGCCCAGCCATCCCCGGGGAAGAAACCCTCGACACGTCCGACGCCGACCCCGCCAACGGCGGCGTGGTCTTCCGCGTCAACTGCGCCATGTGCCACAACGCTGCCGCCGCTGGCGGCGCCTTGACCCGGGGCAAGTACGCTCCCGCCCTCTCCGGCTCCACCGCCAAGCACACCTATGAGGCAATGGTCACCGGGCCGCAGAATATGCCGGTCTTCAGTGACGCGAACATCACCCCCGAGGACAAGCGCGACGTGATCGCGTTCCTCGAGACCATCGACGAGCAGGGCTCCCCCGGCGGAGCGGACCTCGGTTCGCTGGGACCGGTTTCCGAGGGCCTCTTTATCTGGGTAGCGGGACTCGGCGTCATCATCGCCTTTACCGTCTGGCTCACCGCGCGATCGTCCTAG
- a CDS encoding alpha/beta fold hydrolase, whose product MHFERHGSGKPLLLVHGLGSSLRTWDPIMPALTAERDVIAVDLPGFGRSSPLVGPATVGTLTDALERFIEAEGFQGIDLVGSSMGARMVLELARRGHPGTTVSLDPGGFWSDRQRLVFGVSITASVALVRAIQPALSFLTRTAAGRTALLAQFSAHPWKLHPHLVLTELRGYSASPSLDEALRSLIEGPLQQGAARGSLPGRVVIGWGRQDRVTPASQAATAQRRFPDASLHWFDASGHFPHWDQPAPAARLILDSTS is encoded by the coding sequence ATGCATTTCGAACGACATGGCAGCGGCAAACCCCTCCTCCTGGTGCACGGTCTCGGTTCGAGCCTGCGCACCTGGGATCCGATCATGCCGGCGCTGACCGCCGAGCGCGACGTGATCGCCGTCGACCTGCCCGGATTCGGCCGCAGCTCACCCCTCGTAGGCCCGGCGACCGTCGGAACACTCACCGACGCGCTCGAACGGTTTATCGAGGCCGAAGGATTTCAGGGCATAGACCTGGTGGGAAGTTCGATGGGCGCACGGATGGTGCTTGAACTCGCCCGGCGCGGGCACCCGGGCACCACTGTTTCGCTGGACCCTGGTGGATTCTGGAGCGACCGCCAGCGGCTGGTGTTCGGGGTCAGTATCACCGCCTCGGTCGCCCTGGTGCGGGCCATCCAGCCGGCGCTGTCCTTCCTGACCAGGACTGCAGCCGGGCGGACCGCCCTCCTGGCGCAGTTTTCAGCCCACCCCTGGAAGCTCCACCCCCACCTGGTCCTGACCGAGTTGCGGGGCTACTCCGCCTCACCCAGCCTTGACGAAGCACTGCGGTCTCTCATCGAGGGACCACTCCAGCAGGGCGCAGCCCGCGGATCCCTTCCCGGCAGGGTGGTCATCGGGTGGGGCCGGCAGGACCGCGTTACTCCCGCCAGCCAGGCGGCCACCGCGCAGCGGCGCTTCCCGGACGCCTCGCTGCACTGGTTTGATGCGAGCGGACACTTCCCCCACTGGGACCAGCCCGCGCCGGCCGCGCGTCTGATCCTCGACAGCACCTCCTGA
- a CDS encoding ubiquinol-cytochrome c reductase iron-sulfur subunit, whose translation MADHSHGSPESTGVVARPGQGDVQKFQNPGLPPHRPRLADRDPRAEKRAERQVAILFLVSIIGTILFFVGYFLIPLDETIATLRLQNLTLGLGTAFAMLGIGVGIVHWAKTLMPDHEVSEDRHEIRTEADRADAEKIINDIVEETGIKRRPLIRNTLLGAMLLAPLPAVFIFRDLGPLPGDVLRQTYWDSGTRLARDPSGTPIKASDVTIGSAFHVIPEGLSNSDHYLEEKAKAVVLLMRLNPESLNPSPGREDWGYQGIVAYSKICTHVGCPVALYEQQTHHLLCPCHQSTFDLTQECKVIFGPAVRPLPQLPIAVDDEGYLIATSDFQEPVGPSFWERG comes from the coding sequence ATGGCCGATCATAGTCACGGCAGTCCAGAGAGTACTGGCGTCGTAGCTAGGCCCGGTCAGGGCGATGTGCAGAAGTTCCAGAACCCTGGACTGCCTCCGCACCGTCCCCGGCTGGCCGACAGGGATCCCCGCGCCGAAAAGCGAGCCGAGCGACAGGTAGCGATTCTCTTCCTGGTGTCTATCATCGGCACCATTCTGTTCTTCGTCGGATACTTTTTGATCCCACTCGACGAGACCATCGCCACCCTTCGCCTCCAGAACCTCACGCTGGGCCTCGGCACCGCCTTTGCGATGCTCGGCATCGGGGTCGGGATTGTTCACTGGGCCAAGACCCTGATGCCCGACCACGAAGTCTCCGAGGATCGCCACGAGATCCGCACCGAAGCTGATCGCGCCGATGCCGAGAAGATCATCAACGACATCGTCGAGGAAACGGGCATCAAGCGTCGCCCGCTAATCCGCAACACGCTGCTGGGTGCGATGCTCCTGGCGCCGCTCCCCGCCGTGTTCATCTTCCGCGATCTGGGTCCATTGCCCGGTGACGTGCTGCGGCAGACCTACTGGGATTCCGGAACCCGTCTGGCCCGGGATCCAAGTGGCACCCCGATCAAGGCCTCCGATGTGACCATCGGTTCGGCGTTTCACGTCATTCCTGAGGGACTGTCAAATTCCGACCACTACCTCGAGGAAAAGGCCAAGGCCGTTGTCTTGCTGATGCGGCTGAACCCAGAGTCGTTGAACCCCTCCCCGGGACGCGAGGACTGGGGCTACCAGGGCATCGTCGCCTATTCCAAGATTTGCACGCACGTGGGTTGCCCTGTTGCTCTGTACGAACAGCAGACCCACCACCTGCTCTGCCCGTGCCACCAGTCCACGTTCGACCTTACGCAGGAATGCAAGGTCATCTTTGGACCGGCCGTACGCCCGCTACCGCAGTTGCCCATCGCCGTTGATGACGAGGGCTACCTGATCGCTACCAGCGATTTTCAAGAACCAGTAGGACCAAGTTTCTGGGAGCGTGGCTGA
- a CDS encoding Lrp/AsnC family transcriptional regulator, whose amino-acid sequence MITAFVLIQTDASRIPECAQEISEIDGISEVYSVTGEWDLIAIARVSRHEDLADVIADRLSKVEGVESTTTQIAFRSYSQHDLDTAFSLGFEG is encoded by the coding sequence ATGATTACCGCTTTCGTCCTGATCCAGACCGACGCTTCCCGGATCCCCGAGTGTGCCCAGGAAATCTCCGAGATCGATGGCATCAGCGAGGTCTATTCGGTGACCGGGGAGTGGGACCTCATTGCCATTGCACGGGTCAGCAGGCACGAGGACCTGGCCGACGTCATCGCCGACCGCCTCTCCAAGGTTGAGGGGGTGGAGTCCACCACCACCCAGATCGCCTTCCGCTCCTATTCACAGCACGACCTCGATACTGCCTTCTCGTTGGGCTTCGAAGGCTGA